The following are encoded together in the Nocardioides sp. Arc9.136 genome:
- a CDS encoding trehalose-6-phosphate synthase, protein MSTVSADLVIVANRLPVDRVEQADGSMGWRTSPGGLVTAIEPVMRANDGTWIGWPGGTDSDLEPFEADGMKLVPMSMTQAEVEGHYEGFSNATLWPLYHDLVAKPEFHREWWDSYVAVNRRFAEKAAELASEGATVWVHDYQLQLVPQMLRELRPDLRIGFYLHIPFPPAELFQQLPWRRQLLEGLLGADLIGFQLPGGAQNFVRLVRQRVGHKTHRDLVYLPDGRTVRAAAFPISIDAAGFEEMARSEPVAQRAEEIRTALGNPRKVFLGIDRLDYTKGIYARLRAFSELIADGHLDVEDAVFVQVAVPSREQVEQYRILRDEIDRLVGRINGDLGRIGRPAISYLHSSYPREEMAALYRAADVMVVTPYRDGMNLVAKEYVACRFEDTGALVLSEFAGAADELRQAWLVNPYDINGMKSALLEAYRADDRETRRRMKAMRKTVTQHDVAAWADSFMTELGAVPGSHGKAVRPAKRS, encoded by the coding sequence GTGAGCACCGTGTCTGCCGACCTCGTCATCGTGGCCAACCGACTGCCGGTCGACAGGGTGGAGCAGGCCGACGGCTCGATGGGCTGGCGCACGTCGCCGGGCGGCCTGGTCACGGCGATCGAGCCGGTCATGCGCGCGAACGACGGCACCTGGATCGGCTGGCCGGGCGGCACCGACTCCGACCTGGAGCCGTTCGAGGCCGACGGGATGAAGCTGGTCCCGATGTCGATGACCCAGGCCGAGGTCGAGGGCCACTACGAGGGCTTCTCCAACGCCACCCTGTGGCCGCTGTACCACGACCTGGTCGCCAAGCCGGAGTTCCACCGCGAGTGGTGGGACTCCTACGTCGCGGTCAACCGGCGCTTCGCCGAGAAGGCCGCGGAGCTGGCCTCCGAGGGTGCGACCGTGTGGGTCCACGACTACCAGCTGCAGCTGGTGCCCCAGATGCTGCGCGAGCTGCGACCGGACCTGCGGATCGGCTTCTACCTGCACATCCCGTTCCCGCCGGCCGAGCTGTTCCAGCAGCTGCCGTGGCGACGCCAGCTGCTCGAGGGCCTGCTCGGCGCGGACCTGATCGGGTTCCAGCTGCCCGGCGGCGCCCAGAACTTCGTCCGCCTCGTGCGCCAGCGGGTCGGCCACAAGACGCACCGCGACCTGGTCTACCTGCCCGACGGGCGCACCGTCCGCGCCGCGGCGTTCCCGATCTCCATCGACGCCGCGGGCTTCGAGGAGATGGCGCGCTCCGAGCCGGTCGCGCAGCGCGCCGAGGAGATCCGCACCGCCCTCGGCAACCCGCGCAAGGTGTTCCTCGGCATCGACCGCCTCGACTACACCAAGGGGATCTACGCCCGGCTGCGCGCCTTCAGCGAGCTCATCGCCGACGGCCACCTCGACGTCGAGGACGCCGTCTTCGTGCAGGTGGCGGTCCCCTCCCGCGAGCAGGTCGAGCAGTACCGCATCCTGCGCGACGAGATCGACCGCCTCGTCGGCCGGATCAACGGCGACCTCGGCCGCATCGGCCGCCCCGCGATCAGCTACCTGCACTCCTCCTACCCCCGCGAGGAGATGGCGGCGCTCTACCGCGCGGCCGACGTCATGGTCGTCACGCCCTACCGCGACGGCATGAACCTGGTCGCCAAGGAGTACGTCGCGTGCCGCTTCGAGGACACCGGCGCGCTGGTGCTCTCGGAGTTCGCCGGCGCCGCCGACGAGCTGCGGCAGGCCTGGCTGGTCAACCCCTACGACATCAACGGCATGAAGTCGGCCCTGCTCGAGGCCTACCGCGCCGACGACCGCGAGACCCGGCGGCGGATGAAGGCCATGCGCAAGACCGTCACCCAGCACGACGTCGCCGCCTGGGCGGACTCCTTCATGACCGAGCTCGGTGCCGTCCCCGGCTCGCACGGCAAGGCCGTGCGGCCGGCGAAGCGGTCGTAG
- a CDS encoding sensor histidine kinase → MTTTAVMTSRPMPAGAVRRTLLDSGYALSAFLVALPAFVLAVVLLSLGTGLLVLVYGVLVLALAAMVARGFARFERARMRTMLGRAAPSPSYLCARPGDGLLRRTVTPLRDPQSWLDLTWSVAGLVTGTLAFAVTAAWWGAVLTGATYWFWQVWLPDGEDDGGLAELLGLGEGAVAESLLNAALGLVALLTLPFVVRFVAWLHSSLAWGLLCSRAELQQEVRRVETGRSAARRAEAESLRRLERDIHDGPQQRMVRLGMDLGRARRQLDSDPARAAATIEEALAQVGETVEELRSLSRGIAPPLLVDRGLQVALEDLAARSAVPVEADIDVPAGLPPHVETTTYFVVSEALTNVAKHSGAASARVQVRDVGDAVLVRVEDDGVGGAHEAKGHGLAGLGQRLLAVDGTLGLESPAGGPTVVSALVPTGAR, encoded by the coding sequence ATGACGACGACCGCAGTGATGACCTCGAGACCGATGCCCGCCGGCGCCGTGCGCCGCACCCTGCTCGACAGCGGCTACGCGCTGTCCGCCTTCCTCGTCGCGCTCCCGGCGTTCGTGCTGGCGGTCGTCCTGCTCAGCCTCGGGACCGGCCTGCTGGTCCTGGTGTACGGCGTCCTCGTGCTCGCCCTGGCGGCGATGGTCGCGCGCGGGTTCGCCCGGTTCGAACGTGCCCGGATGCGCACGATGCTGGGCCGCGCCGCGCCGAGCCCCTCCTACCTCTGCGCGCGCCCCGGCGACGGTCTCCTCCGCCGCACCGTCACGCCGCTGCGCGACCCGCAGTCCTGGCTCGACCTGACCTGGTCGGTCGCCGGCCTGGTGACCGGCACGCTCGCCTTCGCGGTCACCGCCGCCTGGTGGGGCGCGGTGCTCACCGGCGCGACGTACTGGTTCTGGCAGGTGTGGCTCCCGGACGGGGAGGACGACGGCGGGCTCGCCGAGCTCCTCGGCCTGGGGGAGGGCGCGGTCGCGGAGTCCCTCCTGAACGCCGCCCTGGGGCTCGTCGCCCTGCTGACCCTGCCGTTCGTCGTCCGGTTCGTCGCCTGGCTGCACAGCAGCCTGGCCTGGGGGCTGCTGTGCAGCCGCGCCGAGCTCCAGCAGGAGGTGCGTCGCGTGGAGACCGGCCGCAGCGCCGCCCGCCGCGCGGAGGCGGAGTCCCTGCGCCGGCTCGAGCGCGACATCCACGACGGACCGCAGCAGCGGATGGTCCGGCTGGGCATGGACCTCGGCCGCGCCCGCCGCCAGCTCGACTCGGACCCGGCCCGGGCCGCCGCGACCATCGAGGAGGCGCTGGCCCAGGTGGGGGAGACCGTCGAGGAGCTGCGGTCGCTCTCGCGGGGCATCGCGCCGCCGCTGCTGGTCGACCGCGGCCTGCAGGTCGCGCTCGAGGACCTCGCCGCCCGCAGCGCGGTGCCGGTCGAGGCCGACATCGACGTGCCCGCCGGCCTCCCGCCGCACGTCGAGACCACGACGTACTTCGTGGTCAGCGAGGCGCTCACCAACGTCGCGAAGCACAGTGGTGCCGCCTCGGCCCGCGTGCAGGTGCGCGACGTCGGCGACGCGGTGCTGGTGCGGGTCGAGGACGACGGCGTCGGCGGTGCGCACGAGGCGAAGGGCCACGGCCTCGCCGGGCTCGGCCAGCGGCTGCTCGCGGTCGACGGCACCCTCGGTCTCGAGTCGCCTGCCGGTGGCCCGACGGTCGTCTCGGCGCTGGTGCCGACGGGTGCGCGGTGA
- a CDS encoding alpha/beta fold hydrolase produces MPLVPQPDQVVAAAGNVAHKVLYGGLADLRPMPRTLIDEGTLREVYHYRPRATVREQGDPVLLVTPLAAPAICFDLRRGCSLVEHLLSTGRPTYLVEYGEVSFRDRSLGMEHWVEEVVPAAIREVSAHAGGRPVHVVGWSLGGIFTLLTAATSPDLPIASLTSVGSPFDVSQVPLVAPLRPLLNLNPTDGRGAITRAYQAMGGAPKPLVRWAFQLSSFQKLVTRPLAVATHLDDADFLAQLEAVDRFTANMYAYPGRSFGQLYHRFVKGNVLKTGEVVLGERTIRLEEITQPVLVFAGATDGIAPVGAVRALLPHLTSAEEVRFEIVPGGHLGMLTGRRARGTTWEVLDEWLEQWSDRPAPEAPPKDAKKTPAKKVPAKKTTKKAPAKKAPAKKAPAKKAPAKKAPAEETPGPEAIGTNPDRRHGSGGSRSLAR; encoded by the coding sequence ATGCCCCTCGTCCCCCAGCCCGACCAGGTCGTCGCGGCGGCCGGCAACGTCGCGCACAAGGTGCTGTACGGCGGGCTGGCGGACCTGCGTCCCATGCCGCGCACGCTCATCGACGAGGGAACGCTGCGCGAGGTCTACCACTACCGGCCGCGCGCGACCGTCCGCGAGCAGGGCGACCCGGTGCTGCTGGTGACGCCGCTGGCCGCGCCCGCGATCTGCTTCGACCTGCGGCGCGGCTGCTCCCTGGTGGAGCACCTGCTCTCGACCGGGCGCCCGACGTACCTCGTGGAGTACGGCGAGGTGTCCTTCCGCGACCGCTCGCTGGGCATGGAGCACTGGGTCGAGGAGGTCGTGCCCGCGGCGATCCGCGAGGTCTCGGCGCACGCCGGCGGCCGGCCGGTGCACGTCGTCGGGTGGTCCCTCGGCGGCATCTTCACGCTGCTGACCGCCGCGACCTCGCCCGACCTGCCCATCGCGTCGCTGACCTCGGTCGGCTCGCCGTTCGACGTCTCCCAGGTGCCGCTGGTCGCGCCGCTGCGGCCCCTGCTCAACCTGAACCCGACCGACGGCCGCGGGGCGATCACCCGGGCCTACCAGGCGATGGGCGGCGCGCCGAAGCCGCTGGTCCGCTGGGCGTTCCAGCTCAGCTCGTTCCAGAAGCTGGTGACCCGGCCGCTGGCGGTCGCGACCCACCTCGACGACGCCGACTTCCTCGCCCAGCTCGAGGCGGTCGACCGGTTCACCGCCAACATGTACGCCTACCCCGGCCGCAGCTTCGGCCAGCTCTACCACCGCTTCGTCAAGGGCAACGTGCTCAAGACCGGCGAGGTCGTGCTGGGCGAGCGGACCATCCGGCTGGAGGAGATCACCCAGCCGGTGCTGGTCTTCGCCGGCGCCACCGACGGCATCGCGCCGGTCGGGGCGGTCCGCGCGCTGCTCCCCCACCTGACGTCGGCCGAGGAGGTGCGCTTCGAGATCGTGCCGGGCGGCCACCTCGGCATGCTCACCGGCCGGCGGGCGCGGGGCACCACCTGGGAGGTGCTCGACGAGTGGCTCGAGCAGTGGTCGGACCGCCCGGCCCCCGAGGCTCCCCCGAAGGACGCCAAGAAGACCCCTGCCAAGAAGGTCCCGGCGAAGAAGACCACCAAGAAGGCCCCCGCCAAGAAGGCCCCCGCCAAGAAGGCCCCCGCCAAGAAGGCCCCCGCCAAGAAGGCCCCGGCCGAGGAGACCCCGGGCCCGGAGGCGATCGGCACCAACCCGGACCGGCGCCACGGCTCCGGCGGCTCGCGGTCGCTGGCCCGCTGA
- a CDS encoding LytR C-terminal domain-containing protein: protein MTARHRDQRGFVFPSPVVMLSIIAVAMAGIAFVATRGGEPTEREITTISQRETPVATPSASAAEPSKEPKPAKPPVKRSEVYVEVYNNSGITGLAGSVADQAGQAGWQVVGSDNWVGTIPATTVYFPPRLERAAKLLALDLGVERVVPAVDPMRLDRLTIILTAPLD from the coding sequence GTGACCGCCCGCCACCGCGACCAGCGCGGCTTCGTCTTCCCCTCGCCCGTGGTGATGCTGAGCATCATCGCGGTGGCCATGGCCGGCATCGCCTTCGTCGCCACCCGGGGCGGGGAGCCGACCGAGCGGGAGATCACCACGATCTCCCAGCGCGAGACGCCCGTCGCCACGCCGTCGGCGTCCGCGGCCGAGCCCAGCAAGGAGCCGAAGCCGGCCAAGCCGCCGGTCAAGCGCTCCGAGGTCTACGTCGAGGTCTACAACAACTCCGGCATCACCGGGCTCGCCGGCTCCGTCGCCGACCAGGCCGGCCAGGCCGGCTGGCAGGTCGTCGGCTCCGACAACTGGGTCGGCACCATCCCGGCGACCACCGTCTACTTCCCCCCGCGCCTCGAGCGCGCCGCGAAGCTCCTGGCCCTCGACCTCGGCGTCGAGCGGGTCGTCCCCGCTGTCGACCCGATGCGGCTCGACCGGCTCACGATCATCCTCACCGCGCCCCTCGACTGA
- a CDS encoding Gfo/Idh/MocA family protein → MTERTRWGILATGKIARTFAADLALVEDAELVAVGSRRPEAAAEFAAEHGGRPHGSYEELVADPEVEVVYVASPHALHLEHARLAFEAGKHVLCEKPLTLSTVDAEEMVRLAAEHDRFLMEAMWTACHPLVRAVVEQVRSGRFGTPRHLHAELGFRVDAGPEDRMFDPALGASALLDMGIYPLTFAHLVLGEAESLTGTAALSERGIDLDVAVTGRYPGGTLATMTASMTSWSSRAAAIATDLGRIDVPDFHHPTRATFTPYGEGSTNDGDVLREPVEIVADDPVVGRGYGNEIAEVGRCLRAGLRESPWVPHDQTLVLMRQMDALREQVGVSFG, encoded by the coding sequence GTGACCGAACGCACCCGCTGGGGCATCCTCGCCACCGGCAAGATCGCCCGCACGTTCGCCGCCGACCTCGCGCTCGTCGAGGACGCCGAGCTGGTCGCCGTGGGCTCCCGACGGCCCGAGGCCGCCGCGGAGTTCGCTGCCGAGCACGGCGGGCGGCCGCACGGCTCCTACGAGGAGCTCGTCGCCGACCCCGAGGTGGAGGTGGTGTACGTCGCGAGCCCGCACGCGCTGCACCTCGAGCACGCCCGGCTCGCCTTCGAGGCCGGCAAGCACGTCCTGTGCGAGAAGCCGCTGACCCTCTCCACCGTGGACGCCGAGGAGATGGTCCGCCTCGCCGCCGAGCACGACCGCTTCCTCATGGAGGCGATGTGGACGGCGTGCCACCCGCTGGTCCGCGCGGTCGTCGAGCAGGTCCGCTCCGGCCGGTTCGGGACGCCGCGGCACCTGCACGCCGAGCTGGGCTTCCGGGTCGACGCGGGCCCCGAGGACCGGATGTTCGACCCGGCACTGGGCGCCAGCGCACTGCTCGACATGGGGATCTACCCGCTCACCTTCGCCCACCTGGTCCTCGGCGAGGCCGAGTCGCTGACCGGCACCGCCGCGCTGTCCGAGCGCGGGATCGACCTCGACGTCGCGGTCACCGGCCGCTACCCCGGCGGGACGCTGGCCACGATGACGGCCTCGATGACGTCGTGGTCCTCCCGCGCCGCCGCGATCGCCACCGACCTCGGGCGGATCGACGTCCCCGACTTCCACCACCCCACCCGCGCGACGTTCACGCCGTACGGCGAGGGGAGCACCAACGACGGCGACGTGCTCCGCGAGCCGGTCGAGATCGTCGCCGACGACCCGGTCGTCGGCCGCGGCTACGGCAACGAGATCGCCGAGGTCGGGCGCTGCCTGCGGGCCGGCCTCCGCGAGAGCCCGTGGGTGCCCCACGACCAGACCTTGGTGCTCATGCGCCAGATGGACGCCCTGCGCGAGCAGGTCGGGGTGTCCTTCGGCTGA
- a CDS encoding response regulator transcription factor, translating to MRIVVADDSFLLREGLQLLLAEAGHEVVASVADGPSFVAAVLEHRPDVGIVDVRMPPTHTDEGLRAAVEVRRSWPEARLLVLSQYVEVAYAEDLLAAGEGGVGYLLKDRVADLDDFTTALDTVARGGTALDPQVVRRLMGARRDPLAALTPREHEVLALMAEGRSNSAIAEAMVVTSGAVEKHTQRIFAKLGLAPDDGAAHRRVAAVVSYLRSAG from the coding sequence ATGAGGATCGTCGTCGCCGACGACTCGTTCCTGCTGCGCGAGGGCCTGCAGCTGCTGCTGGCCGAGGCCGGCCACGAGGTCGTCGCGTCGGTCGCGGACGGGCCGTCGTTCGTGGCGGCGGTGCTCGAGCACCGCCCCGACGTCGGCATCGTCGACGTGCGGATGCCGCCGACCCACACCGACGAGGGGCTGCGCGCCGCCGTCGAGGTGCGGCGGTCCTGGCCGGAGGCCCGGCTGCTCGTGCTCTCGCAGTACGTCGAGGTCGCCTACGCCGAGGACCTGCTCGCGGCCGGCGAGGGCGGGGTCGGCTACCTGCTCAAGGACCGCGTCGCCGACCTCGACGACTTCACCACCGCCCTCGACACCGTGGCCCGCGGCGGCACGGCGCTCGACCCGCAGGTGGTGCGCCGGCTGATGGGCGCCCGTCGCGACCCGCTCGCCGCGCTGACCCCGCGCGAGCACGAGGTCCTCGCGCTGATGGCGGAGGGCCGCTCCAACAGCGCGATCGCCGAGGCCATGGTGGTCACCTCGGGGGCGGTGGAGAAGCACACCCAGCGGATCTTCGCCAAGCTCGGCCTCGCGCCCGACGACGGCGCCGCCCACCGCCGGGTGGCCGCCGTCGTCAGCTACCTGCGCTCGGCCGGATGA
- a CDS encoding FMN-binding glutamate synthase family protein, translated as MSWTKIAAAGAAALGAVAAHDLTQRKHAILRNFPVVGHLRFTLEKFGPELRQYIVTSNDEERPFSRDQRRWVYASSKGENTYFGFGTDNDVERSIGYPVIKHRTFAGPGAATAPHAEEAVRLPMGKVLGGPRGRAKAFRPGSIVNISGMSFGSLSGNAIEALNRGAELAGCLQNTGEGGLSPYHRNGGELVFQIGTAYFGCRDAEGRFDLGRLKELVASAPVRALEIKLSQGAKPGLGGMLPGAKVTPEIAEIRGIPVGQDCASPSRHTAFSDTDSMLDFVELLAAETGLPVGIKSAVGDLGFWDELVALMSTRERGVDFVNIDGGEGGTGAAPLVFSDSVAYPFRIAFSQVYQRFARAGLQDSVAFLGGGKLGLTENAVVALALGLDGIHVGREAMLAVGCIQAQKCHADTCPTGVATQDRRLERGLDPALKSVRAATYIRSLRRDLQKVAEAVGVVHPALIGPDDVDLLDGTRTATSLRETYGYEPGWGLPGPVLAGTVEDLMLGRIPDDPHPAHA; from the coding sequence ATGAGCTGGACCAAGATCGCCGCCGCCGGTGCCGCCGCCCTCGGGGCGGTCGCCGCCCACGACCTCACGCAGCGCAAGCACGCCATCCTGCGCAACTTCCCGGTGGTGGGGCACCTGCGCTTCACGCTGGAGAAGTTCGGGCCAGAGCTGCGGCAGTACATCGTCACCTCCAACGACGAGGAGCGGCCCTTCTCCCGCGACCAGCGGCGCTGGGTCTACGCCTCCTCGAAGGGGGAGAACACCTACTTCGGCTTCGGCACCGACAACGACGTCGAGCGCAGCATCGGCTACCCCGTCATCAAGCACCGGACCTTCGCCGGCCCGGGCGCGGCCACCGCGCCGCACGCCGAGGAGGCGGTGCGGCTGCCGATGGGCAAGGTGCTCGGCGGGCCGCGCGGGCGGGCCAAGGCGTTCCGTCCGGGGTCGATCGTCAACATCTCCGGGATGAGCTTCGGCTCGCTCTCGGGCAACGCGATCGAGGCGCTCAACCGCGGCGCCGAGCTCGCCGGCTGCCTGCAGAACACCGGTGAGGGCGGGCTGTCGCCGTACCACCGCAACGGCGGGGAGCTGGTCTTCCAGATCGGCACGGCGTACTTCGGCTGCCGCGACGCCGAGGGCCGCTTCGACCTGGGGCGGCTCAAGGAGCTGGTCGCCTCCGCGCCGGTGCGCGCCCTGGAGATCAAGCTGTCGCAGGGCGCCAAGCCCGGGCTCGGCGGGATGCTGCCCGGCGCCAAGGTCACCCCGGAGATCGCCGAGATCCGCGGCATCCCGGTGGGGCAGGACTGCGCCTCGCCGAGCCGGCACACGGCGTTCTCCGACACCGACTCGATGCTCGACTTCGTCGAGCTGCTCGCGGCCGAGACCGGGCTGCCGGTGGGCATCAAGTCGGCCGTGGGCGACCTCGGGTTCTGGGACGAGCTGGTCGCACTGATGTCCACCCGCGAGCGGGGCGTGGACTTCGTCAACATCGACGGCGGCGAGGGCGGCACGGGCGCGGCGCCGCTGGTGTTCTCCGACTCCGTGGCCTACCCGTTCCGCATCGCCTTCTCGCAGGTCTACCAGCGCTTCGCGCGCGCCGGCCTCCAGGACTCGGTGGCCTTCCTCGGCGGCGGGAAGCTCGGGCTGACCGAGAACGCCGTGGTCGCGCTGGCGCTCGGCCTCGACGGCATCCACGTGGGTCGGGAGGCGATGCTCGCCGTCGGCTGCATCCAGGCGCAGAAGTGCCACGCCGACACCTGCCCCACGGGCGTGGCCACCCAGGACCGGCGGCTCGAGCGCGGCCTCGACCCGGCCCTGAAGTCGGTCCGCGCGGCGACGTACATCCGCTCGCTGCGGCGCGACCTGCAGAAGGTCGCCGAGGCCGTCGGCGTCGTGCACCCCGCGCTCATCGGCCCCGACGACGTCGACCTGCTCGACGGCACGCGCACCGCGACGTCGTTGCGGGAGACCTACGGCTACGAGCCGGGCTGGGGCCTGCCGGGGCCGGTGCTCGCCGGCACCGTCGAGGACCTGATGCTCGGCCGGATCCCCGACGACCCGCACCCCGCGCACGCCTGA
- a CDS encoding LLM class flavin-dependent oxidoreductase has translation MSTGVVFRPQQPPQELREVVRAADEAGVPELWLWEDCFLEGGLTAATAALAWSERLRVGIGLLPVPLRNPAVVAMEVATLAHLFPGRSVATMGHGVLDWMAQVGAGVDSPMTLLREHTEAVRDLLDGRRLTTSGRYVALDGVALDRPPAERPPLLVGARGPRTLRLAGEVADGALVDHTGSDPATVRRARGLVDEGRSASGRPGRAVLTVYTELDPAAPDLVARVTERVGEIRDAGADTVVLQGTDERPDPRPLVEALAGAGLLPG, from the coding sequence ATGAGCACCGGTGTCGTCTTCCGTCCGCAGCAGCCGCCCCAGGAGCTCCGGGAGGTGGTGCGCGCGGCCGACGAGGCGGGCGTGCCCGAGCTGTGGCTGTGGGAGGACTGCTTCCTCGAGGGCGGGCTGACCGCCGCGACCGCGGCGCTGGCGTGGTCCGAGCGGCTCCGCGTCGGCATCGGCCTGCTGCCGGTGCCGCTGCGCAACCCGGCGGTCGTGGCGATGGAGGTCGCGACCCTCGCGCACCTCTTCCCCGGCCGGTCCGTGGCGACGATGGGCCACGGCGTCCTGGACTGGATGGCGCAGGTCGGCGCCGGGGTCGACTCGCCGATGACGCTGCTGCGCGAGCACACCGAGGCGGTCCGCGACCTGCTCGACGGCCGGCGCCTGACCACCTCCGGTCGGTACGTCGCCCTCGACGGCGTCGCGCTCGACCGGCCTCCTGCCGAGCGGCCGCCGCTGCTCGTCGGGGCGCGCGGGCCGCGCACGCTCCGCCTCGCCGGTGAGGTCGCCGACGGCGCGCTGGTCGACCACACCGGCAGCGACCCCGCCACCGTGCGCCGCGCGCGCGGGCTGGTCGACGAGGGTCGTTCCGCGTCGGGCCGCCCCGGCCGGGCGGTCCTCACCGTCTACACCGAGCTCGACCCGGCCGCACCGGACCTCGTCGCCCGGGTGACCGAGCGGGTCGGCGAGATCCGCGACGCCGGCGCCGACACCGTCGTCCTGCAGGGCACCGACGAGCGGCCCGACCCCCGGCCGCTCGTCGAGGCGCTGGCCGGCGCCGGGCTGCTGCCGGGCTGA
- a CDS encoding MFS transporter, with protein MATQESTRGAGPGDASGGALPRGVRIGYGSGSVATGAFGTVPGLLLLPFLTDSLGIAAVLAGVIVFLPKAWDVVLNPIAGRVSDRSTDPRGPRRPFLLRAGLVLALGFALIFAAPSMATGLEAAWVLVCFLGCASAYAFFQVPYVAMPAEMTGSYDERTRLMTWRVAILALTILVAGGTAPLIRDAVGGRDGYRVMGVVMALVILVGVVSSYVGTRRAPVGTVEPGAGSLRDQLRIVATARDFRLLLTTFVVQALATGSMLAGVDYLAEDVLDSTGAATVLFLCFVGPALLLTPVWSAVGQRVGKKRGYVASSLFLAAGAALAAVADTAPAGLVFAAVGLAGIGYAGCQVFPMAMLPDAAAVDARRTGSGRAGVYTGVWTAGETLGLALGPAVFALVLAVGGYRSSTDAAASQPDSAVTAIVLGFSLLPALLVLVSLWWLSRYTLDATEVDA; from the coding sequence GTGGCCACGCAGGAGTCGACCCGGGGCGCGGGTCCCGGCGACGCGAGCGGCGGCGCGCTGCCCCGCGGCGTACGCATCGGCTACGGGTCGGGCTCGGTCGCCACGGGCGCGTTCGGGACCGTGCCGGGGCTCCTGCTCCTGCCGTTCCTCACCGACTCCCTCGGCATCGCCGCGGTGCTGGCCGGCGTCATCGTGTTCCTCCCCAAGGCGTGGGACGTCGTCCTCAACCCGATCGCCGGGCGGGTCAGCGACCGCAGCACCGACCCGCGCGGCCCCCGGCGCCCGTTCCTGCTCCGCGCCGGGCTGGTGCTGGCCCTCGGCTTCGCGCTGATCTTCGCCGCGCCGTCCATGGCGACCGGGCTCGAGGCGGCGTGGGTGCTGGTCTGCTTCCTCGGCTGCGCCTCGGCGTACGCCTTCTTCCAGGTGCCCTACGTCGCCATGCCGGCGGAGATGACCGGCTCCTACGACGAGCGCACCCGGCTGATGACCTGGCGGGTCGCGATCCTGGCGCTCACGATCCTGGTGGCCGGCGGGACCGCGCCGCTCATCCGCGACGCGGTCGGCGGCCGGGACGGCTACCGGGTCATGGGCGTGGTGATGGCGCTGGTCATCCTCGTCGGCGTCGTCTCCTCCTACGTCGGCACGCGGCGCGCCCCGGTCGGCACCGTCGAGCCGGGCGCGGGCTCCCTGCGCGACCAGCTGCGGATCGTGGCGACCGCGCGCGACTTCCGCCTGCTGCTCACCACCTTCGTCGTCCAGGCGCTGGCCACCGGGTCCATGCTCGCCGGCGTGGACTACCTCGCCGAGGACGTCCTGGACAGCACCGGCGCCGCGACCGTCCTCTTCCTCTGCTTCGTCGGGCCGGCGCTCCTGCTGACCCCGGTGTGGTCGGCGGTCGGGCAGCGGGTCGGCAAGAAGCGCGGGTACGTCGCCTCCTCGCTGTTCCTCGCCGCCGGCGCCGCCCTCGCGGCCGTCGCGGACACCGCCCCCGCGGGCCTGGTCTTCGCGGCGGTCGGGCTCGCCGGGATCGGGTACGCCGGCTGCCAGGTCTTCCCGATGGCGATGCTGCCCGACGCGGCCGCCGTGGACGCCCGCCGGACCGGGAGCGGCCGCGCCGGCGTCTACACCGGCGTGTGGACCGCCGGCGAGACCCTCGGCCTGGCGCTCGGCCCGGCCGTCTTCGCCCTCGTCCTGGCCGTGGGCGGCTACCGGTCCTCGACCGACGCCGCCGCGTCCCAGCCCGACTCCGCGGTGACCGCGATCGTGCTCGGGTTCTCGTTGCTGCCCGCGCTCCTCGTGCTGGTCAGCCTGTGGTGGCTCTCCCGCTACACCCTCGACGCGACGGAGGTCGACGCATGA
- a CDS encoding DUF3263 domain-containing protein, with protein MDAANALDGHEAGATPTLSDRDREILEFERQWWKYAGAKETAVREKFDMSSTRYYQVLNALIDRPEALEADPLLVRRLRRLRSQRQRQRSARRLGFEV; from the coding sequence ATGGACGCCGCGAACGCCCTCGACGGCCACGAGGCCGGGGCCACGCCGACCCTGAGCGACCGCGACCGAGAGATCCTCGAGTTCGAGCGCCAGTGGTGGAAGTACGCCGGCGCCAAGGAGACCGCGGTCCGCGAGAAGTTCGACATGAGCTCGACGCGCTACTACCAGGTCCTCAACGCGCTCATCGACCGCCCCGAGGCGCTCGAGGCCGACCCGCTGCTGGTCCGTCGCCTGCGCCGCCTGCGCTCCCAGCGCCAGCGCCAGCGCTCGGCCCGCCGCCTGGGCTTCGAGGTCTGA